In Vespula vulgaris chromosome 7, iyVesVulg1.1, whole genome shotgun sequence, a single window of DNA contains:
- the LOC127065421 gene encoding uncharacterized protein LOC127065421 isoform X2 produces MDKIELLGGACFSHGPYTFYKAVRIGNGRVLRLGNFFLTKLWSDADLVSIGELQLLWMDSRGPNQPLASLRLYFLPENTPDGRRDTHGEVRHKNLFRFYNFFDLEKRLNVNTLTISNTRSQFDEVLTISEKVVVRVHDLVTWLSPTLEWSWGREIFYPSSPTPTSSPESSPPRYEIPQPQVLTDPGIDFSDVDKQQKEYESNISSSKKSDCDGQTKVVVLSYPRYCRYRALLRRLEGAEPSWLCSSVAAALGGFTATPGTRVLFCRDTFDYPDLETHELLCNHLAPKLKGRPRRKRKKRSASPGESSNESEASVASSSKCALSNSSQQLIPAPVGRPPSAGVRRSERKTSAEEKKFMVDVQNFMNSRGTPVGKMPLLGYRQIDLFLFYTKVQTLGGYDSVSAGRLWKTIYDDIGGNTGSTSAATITRRHYERLLLPYERYQRGEEPKVRLTHGRRTKTSSISESPVDGDQETSDSRSSETPPLVETPPVNTTPPLQAVLSSSSFPSNEKPKSEVGKTSSLRSVRVKPERLKSLNTIIANNTAPTSQQTNQLPSPPPSSNTPISTPSSTPSTTPTIVTGNQSVLERQLNSPLVSQQVPPSCSSPGLPVSTVAMNASTVVTLTPPPEKDMKEIKLDPKQTTLLAQGKENIPLFGEKPIFTEKAIVPPRSPEVIDLENESDTSRDKIIIPSFKKRKLEILREGGLEVTAVDLDARPSVIQSNVAPTQPTAKPDDKLPSSYPLSVTPNSVPKLISVTVTPDIGHMLPSPQENQTNHQQPRFQSQGKQHPVHYNNNNTTTTNNNNTTNSKVINLGSSNNAGLLQLYANANMIPASATQMVNSNHRFLPPNVPNGRIILPPKVTQSRSIFAHNEKTVYGNPKDILISPKYRPTQQRIQPQPMIGNSDFSGNVGVLDLTQKPTEKATFSRPSLEIVRVPVVPRPNPLNLEMRKSPTIKDKPTDCTTKRASFPGYQTVLDSRTMASNNLEITLVNPKLKTNNHSSVPSSHVQIPSPPNRTSNHPSVTQRRQINGKYAGRNEPVSPYTPRKPTHPVIPNVPNLNHLNSVNSSYPRMTNNVQQQIGIDRRKTCEAGKDQQRRISDGDKPVVLQSQQQDVRQTTEIGRRHSVPSIPSGFIPTVPPSNPAFLSQLPNTPGKFLPMLDPMYYSAIYNGLFPPPIPPAAATSFLPPEFSAYYKELLASSQPRLGMAGQHQPAVPTSK; encoded by the exons GACGAGGTGTTGACGATATCTGAAAAAGTTGTTGTCCGTGTTCACGACTTGGTTACCTGGTTATCACCTACGTTGGAATGGTCGTGGGGTCGTGAAATTTTTTACCCGAGTTCACCAACACCAACATCCTCTCCTGAGAGCAGTCCACCGAGATACGAAATTCCTCAACCTCAGGTGTTGACCGATCCTGGAATCGATTTTTCTGACGTTGACAAACAACAAAAGGAATACGAGAGCAATATAAGTTCTTCGAAAAAATCCGATTGTGACGGTCAAACCAAAGTGGTTGTACTTTCGTATCCGAGGTATTGTAGATATCGAGCACTTTTACGAAGATTGGAAGGTGCAGAACCTTCCTGGCTTTGTTCTTCGGTAGCTGCTGCACTCGGTGGATTCACTGCTACACCTGGAACGCGTGTACTCTTCTGCAGAGATACCTTTGATTATCCCGACTTGGAGACTCATGAACTACTCTGCAACCATTTag CGCCTAAATTGAAAGGACGGCCACGAAGGAAACGTAAAAAGCGAAGTGCTTCACCTGGTGAATCCAGTAACGAGAGTGAAGCTTCGGTTGCTTCTTCGTCAAAATGTGCGTTGAGCAATTCGAGTCAACAATTGATACCAGCTCCTGTTGGAAGGCCACCATCGGCGGGTGTACGTCGAAGCGAACGCAAAACAAGtgccgaagaaaaaaagtttatggTCGATGTACAGAATTTCATGAATTCACGAGGCACACCAGTTGGAAAGATGCCATTGTTGGGATACAGGCAAA tCGATCTGTTCCTGTTTTACACGAAGGTACAGACACTCGGTGGATACGATTCCGTTAGCGCTGGACGTCTCTGGAAAACCATTTACGATGATATCGGTGGAAATACAGGATCCACCAGTGCTGCTACTATAACTCGTAGACATTACGAAAG GTTGCTTTTGCCTTATGAAAGGTATCAAAGAGGTGAGGAACCCAAAGTGAGATTAACACACGGTAGACGTACGAAAACGAGTAGTATATCTGAAAGTCCGGTGGATGGGGATCAAGAGACCAGCGACTCGCGTTCATCGGAGACACCACCGTTAGTTGAAACACCGCCTGTAAACACTACTCCACCTTTGCAAGCAGTTTTATCGAGCTCG TCATTCCCATCGAACGAGAAACCGAAATCAGAAGTCGGAAAGACATCCTCTTTGCGTAGCGTGAGAGTTAAACCGGAACGTTTGAAATCATTGAATACAATAATCGCCAACAATACAGCACCAACCAGCCAGCAAACCAATCAACTGCCAAGTCCTCCTCCGTCATCGAACACGCCAATTTCGACTCCGAGTAGTACACCTTCCACGACGCCTACGATCGTAACCGGGAATCAAAGTGTTCTCGAAAGGCAATTAAACAGTCCTCTCGTGTCCCAACAAGTACCACCGTCTTGTTCGTCTCCAGGATTACCAGTGAGCACAGTAGCCATGAACGCATCGACGGTAGTAACGTTGACGCCGCCACCtgaaaaagatatgaaagagATTAAATTAGATCCTAAGCAAACGACTCTGCTGGCACAGGGTAAGGAGAACATACCATTGTTCGGTGAGAAGCCAATCTTCACGGAGAAGGCGATAGTACCGCCGAGATCACCCGAGGTGATCGATCTCGAAAATGAAAGTGATACGAGTAGGGATAAGATAATAATACCAAGTtttaagaaacgaaaattagaaatattgcgAGAGGGCGGTCTCGAAGTTACAGCCGTTGATCTTGATGCAAGACCGAGCGTGATTCAGAGCAACGTAGCGCCTACTCAGCCTACGGCGAAACCCGACGATAAGTTACCGTCGTCTTATCCGCTTTCCGTTACTCCGAATTCGGTACCAAAACTTATATCCGTTACCGTGACACCCGACATAGGACATATGTTGCCATCACCTCAGGAGAATCAGACCAATCATCAACAGCCTCGGTTTCAGTCCCAAGGAAAACAACATCCCGTCCattacaataacaataatactaCTACGACGAACAACAATAATACGACGAACAGTAAAGTTATTAATCTTGGTAGTTCGAACAATGCTGGATTGTTGCAGTTATACGCGAATGCGAACATGATACCAGCGTCGGCAACCCAGATGGTTAATTCCAATCATCGTTTTCTACCACCGAACGTTCCTAACGGGAGAATAATATTACCACCGAAGGTTACGCAGTCGAGGTCAATTTTCGCGCACAACGAAAAAACTGTATACGGAAATCCAAAAGACATTCTAATTTCTCCAAAGTATCGTCCTACGCAGCAGCGGATACAGCCACAGCCGATGATCGGTAACAGTGACTTCAGTGGAAACGTTGGGGTTCTCGATCTAACGCAAAAGCCAACCGAAAAGGCAACTTTCTCAAGACCGAGTCTAGAGATAGTTAGGGTACCTGTAGTGCCGAGGCCTAATCCGCTCAATTTAGAAATGAGGAAATCGCCGACGATTAAAGATAAGCCAACCGATTGTACGACGAAACGAGCGTCTTTTCCCGGTTATCAGACTGTTCTCGATAGTCGGACTATGGCATCgaataatttagaaatcaCATTAGTCAATCCTAAACTAAAAACTAATAATCATAGCAGTGTACCGTCGTCTCACGTGCAAATACCGAGCCCACCTAACAGAACTAGTAATCATCCTTCGGTAACACAAAGGAGACAAATTAACGGGAAATATGCGGGAAGAAACGAACCAGTGTCGCCGTATACACCAAGGAAACCCACGCATCCCGTAATACCCAATGTACCTAATCTAAATCATCTGAATAGTGTGAATTCTTCTTATCCTAGGATGACTAACAACGTTCAACAACAAATAGGTATAGATAGAAGGAAAACATGCGAGGCTGGCAAGGATCAGCAACGTAGAATTAGCGACGGTGATAAACCTGTAGTGTTGCAATCACAACAGCAGGACGTAAGACAGACCACAGAGATTGGACGGCGTCACAGTGTACCAAGTATACCCTCCGGTTTTATACCCACTGTGCCACCAAGCAATCCAGCTTTTCTTTCGCAACTGCCAAACACTCCAGGCAAGTTCCTACCAATGTTGGACCCCATGTACTACTCTGCCATTTACAATGGCTTGTTTCCACCTCCGATACCGCCTGCAGCTGCAACGTCCTTTCTACCACCGGAGTTCAGCGCTTACTACAAGGAACTGTTAGCTTCCTCGCAACCAAGACTGGGGATGGCAGGTCAGCATCAACCTGCTGTACCGACATCCAAATAG
- the LOC127065421 gene encoding uncharacterized protein LOC127065421 isoform X3 codes for MDSRGPNQPLASLRLYFLPENTPDGRRDTHGEVRHKNLFRFYNFFDLEKRLNVNTLTISNTRSQFDEVLTISEKVVVRVHDLVTWLSPTLEWSWGREIFYPSSPTPTSSPESSPPRYEIPQPQVLTDPGIDFSDVDKQQKEYESNISSSKKSDCDGQTKVVVLSYPRYCRYRALLRRLEGAEPSWLCSSVAAALGGFTATPGTRVLFCRDTFDYPDLETHELLCNHLAPKLKGRPRRKRKKRSASPGESSNESEASVASSSKCALSNSSQQLIPAPVGRPPSAGVRRSERKTSAEEKKFMVDVQNFMNSRGTPVGKMPLLGYRQIDLFLFYTKVQTLGGYDSVSAGRLWKTIYDDIGGNTGSTSAATITRRHYERLLLPYERYQRGEEPKVRLTHGRRTKTSSISESPVDGDQETSDSRSSETPPLVETPPVNTTPPLQAVLSSSSFPSNEKPKSEVGKTSSLRSVRVKPERLKSLNTIIANNTAPTSQQTNQLPSPPPSSNTPISTPSSTPSTTPTIVTGNQSVLERQLNSPLVSQQVPPSCSSPGLPVSTVAMNASTVVTLTPPPEKDMKEIKLDPKQTTLLAQGKENIPLFGEKPIFTEKAIVPPRSPEVIDLENESDTSRDKIIIPSFKKRKLEILREGGLEVTAVDLDARPSVIQSNVAPTQPTAKPDDKLPSSYPLSVTPNSVPKLISVTVTPDIGHMLPSPQENQTNHQQPRFQSQGKQHPVHYNNNNTTTTNNNNTTNSKVINLGSSNNAGLLQLYANANMIPASATQMVNSNHRFLPPNVPNGRIILPPKVTQSRSIFAHNEKTVYGNPKDILISPKYRPTQQRIQPQPMIGNSDFSGNVGVLDLTQKPTEKATFSRPSLEIVRVPVVPRPNPLNLEMRKSPTIKDKPTDCTTKRASFPGYQTVLDSRTMASNNLEITLVNPKLKTNNHSSVPSSHVQIPSPPNRTSNHPSVTQRRQINGKYAGRNEPVSPYTPRKPTHPVIPNVPNLNHLNSVNSSYPRMTNNVQQQIGIDRRKTCEAGKDQQRRISDGDKPVVLQSQQQDVRQTTEIGRRHSVPSIPSGFIPTVPPSNPAFLSQLPNTPGKFLPMLDPMYYSAIYNGLFPPPIPPAAATSFLPPEFSAYYKELLASSQPRLGMAGQHQPAVPTSK; via the exons GACGAGGTGTTGACGATATCTGAAAAAGTTGTTGTCCGTGTTCACGACTTGGTTACCTGGTTATCACCTACGTTGGAATGGTCGTGGGGTCGTGAAATTTTTTACCCGAGTTCACCAACACCAACATCCTCTCCTGAGAGCAGTCCACCGAGATACGAAATTCCTCAACCTCAGGTGTTGACCGATCCTGGAATCGATTTTTCTGACGTTGACAAACAACAAAAGGAATACGAGAGCAATATAAGTTCTTCGAAAAAATCCGATTGTGACGGTCAAACCAAAGTGGTTGTACTTTCGTATCCGAGGTATTGTAGATATCGAGCACTTTTACGAAGATTGGAAGGTGCAGAACCTTCCTGGCTTTGTTCTTCGGTAGCTGCTGCACTCGGTGGATTCACTGCTACACCTGGAACGCGTGTACTCTTCTGCAGAGATACCTTTGATTATCCCGACTTGGAGACTCATGAACTACTCTGCAACCATTTag CGCCTAAATTGAAAGGACGGCCACGAAGGAAACGTAAAAAGCGAAGTGCTTCACCTGGTGAATCCAGTAACGAGAGTGAAGCTTCGGTTGCTTCTTCGTCAAAATGTGCGTTGAGCAATTCGAGTCAACAATTGATACCAGCTCCTGTTGGAAGGCCACCATCGGCGGGTGTACGTCGAAGCGAACGCAAAACAAGtgccgaagaaaaaaagtttatggTCGATGTACAGAATTTCATGAATTCACGAGGCACACCAGTTGGAAAGATGCCATTGTTGGGATACAGGCAAA tCGATCTGTTCCTGTTTTACACGAAGGTACAGACACTCGGTGGATACGATTCCGTTAGCGCTGGACGTCTCTGGAAAACCATTTACGATGATATCGGTGGAAATACAGGATCCACCAGTGCTGCTACTATAACTCGTAGACATTACGAAAG GTTGCTTTTGCCTTATGAAAGGTATCAAAGAGGTGAGGAACCCAAAGTGAGATTAACACACGGTAGACGTACGAAAACGAGTAGTATATCTGAAAGTCCGGTGGATGGGGATCAAGAGACCAGCGACTCGCGTTCATCGGAGACACCACCGTTAGTTGAAACACCGCCTGTAAACACTACTCCACCTTTGCAAGCAGTTTTATCGAGCTCG TCATTCCCATCGAACGAGAAACCGAAATCAGAAGTCGGAAAGACATCCTCTTTGCGTAGCGTGAGAGTTAAACCGGAACGTTTGAAATCATTGAATACAATAATCGCCAACAATACAGCACCAACCAGCCAGCAAACCAATCAACTGCCAAGTCCTCCTCCGTCATCGAACACGCCAATTTCGACTCCGAGTAGTACACCTTCCACGACGCCTACGATCGTAACCGGGAATCAAAGTGTTCTCGAAAGGCAATTAAACAGTCCTCTCGTGTCCCAACAAGTACCACCGTCTTGTTCGTCTCCAGGATTACCAGTGAGCACAGTAGCCATGAACGCATCGACGGTAGTAACGTTGACGCCGCCACCtgaaaaagatatgaaagagATTAAATTAGATCCTAAGCAAACGACTCTGCTGGCACAGGGTAAGGAGAACATACCATTGTTCGGTGAGAAGCCAATCTTCACGGAGAAGGCGATAGTACCGCCGAGATCACCCGAGGTGATCGATCTCGAAAATGAAAGTGATACGAGTAGGGATAAGATAATAATACCAAGTtttaagaaacgaaaattagaaatattgcgAGAGGGCGGTCTCGAAGTTACAGCCGTTGATCTTGATGCAAGACCGAGCGTGATTCAGAGCAACGTAGCGCCTACTCAGCCTACGGCGAAACCCGACGATAAGTTACCGTCGTCTTATCCGCTTTCCGTTACTCCGAATTCGGTACCAAAACTTATATCCGTTACCGTGACACCCGACATAGGACATATGTTGCCATCACCTCAGGAGAATCAGACCAATCATCAACAGCCTCGGTTTCAGTCCCAAGGAAAACAACATCCCGTCCattacaataacaataatactaCTACGACGAACAACAATAATACGACGAACAGTAAAGTTATTAATCTTGGTAGTTCGAACAATGCTGGATTGTTGCAGTTATACGCGAATGCGAACATGATACCAGCGTCGGCAACCCAGATGGTTAATTCCAATCATCGTTTTCTACCACCGAACGTTCCTAACGGGAGAATAATATTACCACCGAAGGTTACGCAGTCGAGGTCAATTTTCGCGCACAACGAAAAAACTGTATACGGAAATCCAAAAGACATTCTAATTTCTCCAAAGTATCGTCCTACGCAGCAGCGGATACAGCCACAGCCGATGATCGGTAACAGTGACTTCAGTGGAAACGTTGGGGTTCTCGATCTAACGCAAAAGCCAACCGAAAAGGCAACTTTCTCAAGACCGAGTCTAGAGATAGTTAGGGTACCTGTAGTGCCGAGGCCTAATCCGCTCAATTTAGAAATGAGGAAATCGCCGACGATTAAAGATAAGCCAACCGATTGTACGACGAAACGAGCGTCTTTTCCCGGTTATCAGACTGTTCTCGATAGTCGGACTATGGCATCgaataatttagaaatcaCATTAGTCAATCCTAAACTAAAAACTAATAATCATAGCAGTGTACCGTCGTCTCACGTGCAAATACCGAGCCCACCTAACAGAACTAGTAATCATCCTTCGGTAACACAAAGGAGACAAATTAACGGGAAATATGCGGGAAGAAACGAACCAGTGTCGCCGTATACACCAAGGAAACCCACGCATCCCGTAATACCCAATGTACCTAATCTAAATCATCTGAATAGTGTGAATTCTTCTTATCCTAGGATGACTAACAACGTTCAACAACAAATAGGTATAGATAGAAGGAAAACATGCGAGGCTGGCAAGGATCAGCAACGTAGAATTAGCGACGGTGATAAACCTGTAGTGTTGCAATCACAACAGCAGGACGTAAGACAGACCACAGAGATTGGACGGCGTCACAGTGTACCAAGTATACCCTCCGGTTTTATACCCACTGTGCCACCAAGCAATCCAGCTTTTCTTTCGCAACTGCCAAACACTCCAGGCAAGTTCCTACCAATGTTGGACCCCATGTACTACTCTGCCATTTACAATGGCTTGTTTCCACCTCCGATACCGCCTGCAGCTGCAACGTCCTTTCTACCACCGGAGTTCAGCGCTTACTACAAGGAACTGTTAGCTTCCTCGCAACCAAGACTGGGGATGGCAGGTCAGCATCAACCTGCTGTACCGACATCCAAATAG